One segment of Trichlorobacter ammonificans DNA contains the following:
- a CDS encoding PDDEXK nuclease domain-containing protein yields MNSKTVPRNSHAFAEVLGQIQQTRQRVFAQANTALIDLYWRIGQTISHKVAQAGWGKGVVTELARYIAHADPTLKGFSDKNLWRMKQFYETYCDDEKLSTLVRELPWTHNVTIFSRCKSPAERLFYLEQCLQEKYTSRELERQIDAASFERVSLTQPKLSAALRVLQPAAGEVFKDHYVLEFLGLPDSHSENDLQTALVRHMKAFVLELGRDFLFVAEQFRLQVGNQDFFIDLLFYHRGLSALVAFELKIGKFQPEHMGQLNFYLEALDRDVKKPHENPSIGVLLCRDKDEEVVEYALSRNLSPTLIAQYQLQLPDKKLLQARLHELLAGEWAMDDKDSSGEDGR; encoded by the coding sequence ATGAACAGTAAAACCGTACCGAGAAACTCGCACGCCTTTGCCGAGGTGCTGGGCCAGATCCAGCAGACGCGGCAGCGCGTCTTTGCCCAGGCCAACACGGCCTTGATCGATCTCTATTGGCGTATCGGGCAGACCATCAGCCACAAAGTGGCCCAGGCCGGTTGGGGCAAAGGGGTGGTGACCGAGTTGGCGCGCTACATTGCTCATGCCGACCCCACGCTCAAAGGCTTCAGCGATAAAAATCTCTGGCGGATGAAGCAGTTTTACGAAACCTATTGCGACGACGAAAAACTCTCAACGCTGGTGAGAGAATTGCCCTGGACGCACAACGTCACCATCTTTTCGCGGTGTAAAAGTCCTGCTGAACGGCTCTTCTACCTTGAGCAATGCCTGCAGGAGAAATACACCTCTCGCGAATTGGAGCGGCAGATCGATGCGGCCAGTTTTGAGCGGGTCTCACTGACCCAGCCAAAACTCTCGGCAGCGCTGAGAGTTTTACAGCCAGCCGCTGGCGAGGTGTTCAAGGACCACTATGTGCTCGAATTTCTGGGGCTGCCCGATTCCCACAGCGAAAACGACCTGCAAACCGCCCTCGTCCGGCACATGAAGGCCTTCGTCCTCGAACTGGGTCGCGATTTCCTGTTCGTGGCCGAGCAATTCCGCCTGCAAGTGGGCAACCAGGATTTTTTCATCGACCTGCTCTTCTACCATCGGGGTCTGTCGGCCCTGGTGGCCTTCGAACTGAAGATCGGCAAATTCCAGCCCGAGCACATGGGGCAACTCAACTTCTACCTCGAAGCGCTCGACCGCGACGTGAAGAAACCCCACGAAAATCCCAGCATCGGCGTCCTGCTCTGCCGCGACAAGGACGAAGAAGTGGTGGAATACGCCCTCTCCCGCAACCTCTCCCCCACGCTCATCGCCCAATACCAACTGCAACTGCCCGACAAAAAACTGCTCCAGGCGCGGCTGCATGAATTGCTGGCGGGCGAATGGGCGATGGATGATAAAGACTCGTCCGGGGAGGATGGGCGATGA
- a CDS encoding restriction endonuclease subunit S, which produces MKAEKKSGLVPKLRFPEFREAGEWEFRNLGRVAENLDNRRVPITSGDRVAGMIPYYGASGVVDYVKGFIFDEDLLCVSEDGANLVARTYPIAFPISGKTWVNNHAHVLRFQNLFTQKFVEVYLNSIKLDDFITGMAQPKLNKTMLDSIPIPWPTVPEQQRIADCLASLDELITLEAQKLDTLKTHKKGLMQQLFPAEGETLPKLRFPEFREAGEWEEMQIGDLKPFVTSGSRGWAAYYANQGSLFVRITNLTRESIYLDLADTKFVKLPQEASEGVRTQLKEHDVLISITADIGIIGYVDASISSPAYINQHIALVRFDSSQVCSKFVSYFLASERSQRLFRASTDIGTKAGMSLIMVQKIQVVLPTLPEQQKIADCLTSLDDLIIAQSQKLAALKTHKKGLMQQLFPALEEVTA; this is translated from the coding sequence ATGAAGGCAGAGAAAAAAAGCGGATTGGTGCCCAAGCTGCGCTTTCCTGAGTTTCGGGAGGCGGGTGAGTGGGAGTTTCGTAACCTTGGGAGGGTCGCCGAGAACCTAGACAATCGGCGCGTACCAATTACTTCGGGCGATAGAGTAGCGGGAATGATTCCATATTACGGAGCCTCTGGCGTCGTTGATTACGTTAAAGGCTTCATCTTTGACGAGGATTTGCTCTGTGTTTCAGAAGACGGAGCTAATTTGGTCGCGCGGACATATCCGATTGCTTTTCCAATCTCTGGAAAGACGTGGGTAAATAACCATGCTCACGTCTTGCGATTCCAGAACCTCTTCACACAAAAGTTTGTGGAGGTCTATTTGAACTCCATCAAGCTCGACGACTTCATCACTGGTATGGCTCAACCCAAATTGAATAAGACGATGCTCGACAGCATTCCCATTCCTTGGCCCACAGTACCCGAGCAACAACGCATCGCCGACTGCCTCGCTTCCCTCGACGAACTGATCACCCTGGAGGCTCAAAAGCTCGACACGCTCAAGACCCATAAAAAAGGGCTGATGCAGCAGCTTTTCCCCGCCGAAGGCGAAACCCTGCCCAAACTGCGCTTCCCTGAGTTTCGGGAGGCGGGGGAATGGGAGGAAATGCAAATTGGTGACTTGAAGCCATTTGTCACCAGCGGCTCGCGTGGTTGGGCCGCTTACTACGCAAATCAAGGATCGCTTTTCGTTCGCATCACAAATCTCACGCGAGAATCTATTTATCTCGACTTAGCTGACACCAAGTTCGTGAAACTTCCACAAGAAGCCAGCGAAGGGGTTCGAACGCAACTCAAAGAACACGACGTTTTAATTTCCATCACCGCAGATATTGGAATCATCGGTTACGTCGATGCAAGCATCTCTTCTCCCGCTTATATCAATCAGCACATCGCGCTCGTGCGTTTCGATTCATCGCAAGTGTGCAGTAAATTCGTAAGCTATTTCTTAGCTTCCGAAAGGTCGCAGCGACTTTTCCGTGCGTCGACCGATATTGGCACAAAGGCGGGAATGAGCCTGATTATGGTTCAGAAGATTCAAGTTGTGCTCCCAACTCTGCCTGAACAACAGAAAATCGCCGACTGCCTCACCTCCCTTGACGACCTGATCATCGCCCAAAGCCAAAAACTCGCCGCGCTCAAGACCCATAAAAAAGGGCTGATGCAGCAGCTTTTCCCGGCACTGGAGGAGGTGACTGCATGA
- a CDS encoding AAA family ATPase produces the protein MIIKINRLANFANFRQFQWGNNTNFTKYNLVYGWNYSGKTTLSRLFHILANPTSLSQWQGCQFEVELQGGTRLTQTNLANPPRIKVFNRDFIQSNFQQEHKAPAVFIVGGNTIHLRNRISRLNEHETKTKTIKDRLNESHQQLRKELDSLGTAHASSVATLTGDKTYNRTKLAAEVERIKATPQAFILTEIALQAKVSLLRSTQDWKDINPVAIFVGNLEALCQNLSTVMQKTASNEAITKLKENRELESWIRTGLTFHTDSTECEFCGATISADRLATLQKHFSKAYEDLISEVATQVNTLEKIKFTITLPDERDFFPDLKEQFITIKGKTDAWLTWANSVIGELVSLAKQKQLALETQLGCEVDTSRVSEITQIVVDINALVTTHNQKRTQIDREKTAAKETIEKHHAAIFYQSNNILDKETAIQRLKDQVDKSQSLLTGIVGKKAAIEAQIQQQSIAAQRINETVQFLLPDNNISVAEITGGSFEFRRDGTPAKNLSEGEKTAITFAYFLATLENNGASLNQTIVFVDDPISSLDSNHIYAIYALITKRLDSCLQIFVSTHNSELYTLLKDYWFKARQHFANHTTACSYYTRRFLDSAGQEWHSTLEDTPNLLRKYKSEYQFIFEQLHKFSISQSPSLHEAYTAPNLLRKFLEAYLGFQKPCISKWSDKLDLLFDTDVERTEIQKFSDDASHLQGLNRALQQPNFVSNAQNTVMKVIQALKTKDLPHYTSMCTVIGVTP, from the coding sequence ATGATCATCAAAATCAACCGACTTGCCAATTTTGCCAACTTTCGCCAATTTCAATGGGGAAACAACACGAACTTTACCAAGTACAACCTCGTATACGGGTGGAACTATTCTGGAAAGACCACTCTTTCACGACTCTTTCACATACTGGCCAACCCAACAAGCCTATCGCAATGGCAAGGATGCCAATTTGAGGTTGAGCTTCAAGGCGGAACCAGGTTGACGCAAACCAATCTTGCAAATCCACCGCGTATAAAAGTCTTTAACCGCGACTTCATCCAAAGCAACTTCCAGCAAGAACACAAAGCCCCAGCGGTGTTCATTGTCGGCGGCAACACCATCCACCTTCGCAATCGCATCTCTCGCCTGAACGAGCACGAGACCAAAACAAAAACCATCAAGGACAGACTGAACGAAAGCCACCAGCAGCTCAGAAAGGAACTTGATTCACTTGGTACTGCGCATGCCAGTTCTGTAGCCACACTGACAGGCGACAAGACCTACAACCGTACAAAACTGGCTGCTGAAGTTGAACGAATCAAAGCGACACCCCAAGCTTTCATCCTTACAGAAATAGCCCTCCAGGCCAAAGTATCGCTCCTGCGCAGTACACAAGATTGGAAAGACATCAATCCGGTTGCAATTTTTGTGGGTAACCTGGAGGCTTTGTGCCAGAACCTCTCAACTGTAATGCAAAAGACGGCATCAAATGAGGCCATCACAAAACTCAAAGAAAACCGCGAACTGGAATCCTGGATTCGTACAGGCCTGACGTTCCACACGGATTCAACGGAATGCGAGTTCTGCGGCGCCACAATCTCCGCCGATCGGTTGGCCACCTTGCAAAAACACTTTTCCAAAGCCTACGAAGATTTGATTTCTGAAGTAGCGACCCAAGTAAACACGCTAGAAAAGATCAAGTTCACCATCACTCTTCCAGACGAGCGTGATTTCTTTCCAGACCTCAAGGAACAGTTTATTACGATCAAGGGAAAGACTGACGCATGGCTCACTTGGGCCAATAGTGTCATAGGCGAACTTGTGAGCCTCGCCAAGCAAAAGCAGCTCGCTCTTGAAACGCAACTCGGCTGCGAAGTGGACACCAGTCGTGTCTCTGAAATTACTCAAATCGTCGTGGACATCAACGCGCTTGTTACGACGCACAACCAAAAACGCACCCAAATCGATAGAGAAAAGACAGCCGCCAAGGAAACTATCGAAAAGCATCACGCCGCGATTTTTTATCAATCCAACAATATTTTAGACAAAGAGACCGCCATTCAGAGGTTAAAAGATCAAGTTGATAAGTCCCAAAGTCTTTTGACGGGTATCGTAGGCAAGAAGGCTGCAATCGAAGCACAGATCCAGCAACAATCCATTGCTGCACAAAGAATCAATGAGACGGTCCAGTTTCTTTTGCCCGACAATAATATCTCAGTTGCCGAAATCACAGGTGGCTCTTTTGAGTTCAGGCGCGATGGCACCCCAGCCAAGAACCTAAGTGAAGGCGAGAAAACGGCTATCACCTTTGCCTATTTCCTCGCCACACTCGAAAACAATGGCGCGTCACTGAATCAGACCATTGTCTTTGTCGACGATCCCATTTCCAGCCTCGATTCGAATCACATCTATGCCATTTATGCGTTAATCACCAAGCGTCTTGATTCTTGTTTGCAGATTTTCGTTTCCACTCACAACAGTGAGCTTTACACACTGCTCAAAGATTATTGGTTCAAAGCGCGGCAACATTTTGCTAATCACACCACTGCATGCTCATACTACACACGGAGATTTCTTGATAGCGCAGGACAGGAATGGCACTCTACGCTGGAGGACACGCCAAATCTTCTCCGGAAATACAAATCCGAATACCAGTTTATTTTTGAGCAATTGCACAAGTTCTCAATATCACAATCACCATCGCTTCATGAGGCTTACACCGCCCCCAATTTGCTGCGCAAGTTTCTCGAAGCTTACCTCGGCTTCCAAAAGCCCTGTATATCTAAATGGTCAGACAAACTCGATCTGTTATTTGACACTGATGTCGAGCGGACAGAAATTCAAAAGTTCTCCGACGACGCCTCACACTTGCAAGGCTTGAATCGTGCGCTCCAGCAACCTAACTTTGTCTCCAATGCACAGAATACAGTCATGAAAGTCATTCAGGCGTTAAAAACCAAAGACCTCCCGCACTACACATCCATGTGCACTGTCATTGGAGTTACCCCATGA
- a CDS encoding virulence RhuM family protein — MTQLILYTSEDGQSQVQLRADRGTVWLTQLEMAELFNASKQNISLHLKNLFEDRELHEESVVKESLTTATDGKTYRTKLYNLDAILAVGYRVRSPRGVQFRRWASTVLAEYLKKGFVMDDERLKNPDGRPDYFDEMLARIRDIRASEKRFYQKVRDLFALAADYDKTDQTTQQFFATVQNLLLYAVTLQTAAEIILARANPADAHFGLLAWKGAQVRKQDILVAKNYLTEDEIDTLNRLVVIFLETAELRAKRQTITSMAFWRENVGQIITANGFPLLAGAGSVSHARMEQQITPLFLDYDQRRKIEEAQAADEQDEAELKVLENRIKHRKETT, encoded by the coding sequence ATGACGCAGCTCATCCTCTACACCAGCGAAGACGGCCAATCTCAAGTACAACTACGGGCCGACCGGGGCACGGTCTGGCTTACCCAGTTGGAGATGGCGGAGCTATTCAACGCCAGCAAGCAGAATATTTCGCTGCACCTGAAAAATCTGTTTGAAGACAGGGAATTGCACGAGGAGTCAGTTGTCAAGGAATCCTTGACAACTGCGACCGACGGTAAAACCTACCGGACTAAGCTCTACAATCTGGACGCCATTCTGGCAGTGGGCTACAGGGTGCGCTCGCCGCGTGGTGTGCAGTTTCGCCGCTGGGCCAGTACCGTGCTGGCGGAATACCTGAAGAAGGGTTTCGTCATGGACGACGAGCGGCTCAAGAACCCCGATGGTCGCCCGGACTATTTTGACGAGATGCTGGCCCGCATTCGCGACATTCGTGCCTCGGAAAAGCGCTTCTATCAAAAGGTGCGTGACCTGTTCGCGCTGGCTGCCGATTACGACAAGACCGATCAAACCACCCAGCAATTCTTCGCCACGGTGCAAAACCTGCTGCTCTACGCGGTGACACTGCAGACCGCCGCCGAAATCATCCTTGCCCGCGCTAACCCCGCCGATGCCCATTTCGGCCTGCTGGCCTGGAAGGGTGCCCAAGTGCGCAAGCAGGACATTCTGGTGGCCAAGAACTACCTGACTGAGGACGAAATCGACACCCTCAACCGCTTGGTGGTGATCTTTCTTGAAACCGCCGAGCTGCGGGCCAAGCGGCAAACCATCACCAGCATGGCCTTCTGGCGTGAGAACGTCGGGCAAATTATCACCGCCAACGGTTTTCCGCTGTTGGCAGGTGCGGGCTCGGTCAGCCATGCCCGCATGGAGCAGCAGATTACCCCGCTCTTTCTCGACTATGACCAACGCCGCAAAATAGAAGAGGCGCAAGCGGCGGATGAGCAGGACGAGGCCGAACTGAAGGTGCTGGAAAACAGAATCAAACATCGCAAGGAAACCACGTGA
- a CDS encoding type I restriction-modification system subunit M: MTELDQRQLGNTLWGIADQLRGAMNADDFRDYMLSFLFLRYLSDNYETAAQRELGPDYPKLDAGNRSTPLAVWYAQNPDDTAEFEKQMRRKMHYVIQPVYLWGSIAEMARTQDRELLHTLQNAFDYIENESFASTFGGLFSEINLNSEKLGKGYEARNAKLCTIIKAIAEGLAQFSTDKDTLGDAYEYLIGQFAAGSGKKAGEFYTPQQISSILSGIVTLDSQEPATGKKKQLESVFDFACGSGSLLLNVRHRMGAHGIGKIYGQEKNITTYNLARMNMLLHGVKDSEFEMYHGDTLTNDWDWLREMNPARSPKFDAVVANPPFSYRWEPSEALGEDMRFKNYGLAPKSAADFAFLLHGFHYLKPEGVMAIILPHGVLFRGGAEERIRTKLLKDGNIDTVIGLPANLFFSTGIPVCILVLKKCKKPDDVLFINAAEQFEKGKRQNRLRPEDIDKILETYQYRREEERYSMRVSMERIEKEGYNLNISRYISTARAEEEIDLQAVNEELLSLDRKIKTATARHNEFLKELGLTLLP, encoded by the coding sequence GTGACCGAACTCGACCAAAGACAACTGGGCAACACCCTGTGGGGCATTGCCGACCAACTGCGCGGGGCAATGAATGCGGACGACTTCCGCGATTACATGCTCTCCTTCCTCTTCCTGCGCTATCTGTCGGACAACTATGAAACGGCGGCGCAAAGGGAGCTGGGGCCGGATTATCCGAAACTGGACGCAGGCAATCGCAGCACACCGCTGGCGGTGTGGTACGCGCAAAATCCGGACGATACCGCCGAATTCGAAAAGCAGATGCGCCGTAAGATGCATTACGTCATCCAGCCCGTCTACCTGTGGGGGAGCATTGCCGAGATGGCGCGCACCCAGGACAGGGAACTGCTGCACACCCTGCAAAACGCTTTCGATTACATCGAGAACGAATCCTTCGCCAGCACTTTCGGCGGACTCTTCTCCGAGATCAATCTGAATTCCGAAAAGCTGGGCAAGGGGTACGAAGCACGCAATGCCAAGCTCTGCACCATCATCAAGGCGATTGCCGAGGGGCTGGCCCAGTTTTCCACTGACAAGGACACCCTGGGCGATGCTTACGAATACCTGATCGGCCAGTTTGCCGCCGGCTCCGGCAAGAAGGCGGGCGAGTTCTACACCCCCCAGCAGATTTCCAGCATCTTGTCGGGCATCGTCACGCTGGACAGCCAGGAACCGGCCACCGGCAAGAAGAAGCAACTGGAGAGCGTCTTCGACTTTGCCTGCGGCTCGGGCTCGCTGCTGCTCAACGTGCGCCACCGCATGGGGGCGCACGGCATCGGCAAGATTTACGGTCAGGAGAAAAACATCACCACCTACAACCTGGCGCGCATGAACATGCTGCTGCACGGGGTGAAGGATTCCGAGTTCGAGATGTATCACGGCGACACGCTGACCAACGACTGGGACTGGCTTCGCGAGATGAACCCGGCCCGTAGCCCCAAGTTCGATGCGGTGGTCGCCAATCCGCCCTTCAGCTACCGCTGGGAACCGTCAGAGGCCCTGGGCGAGGACATGCGCTTCAAGAATTACGGCCTGGCCCCCAAGTCCGCCGCCGACTTCGCCTTTTTGCTGCACGGCTTCCATTACCTGAAGCCCGAAGGGGTAATGGCCATCATTCTGCCCCACGGCGTGCTCTTCCGTGGCGGCGCGGAAGAACGTATCCGCACCAAGCTGCTCAAAGACGGCAATATCGACACCGTGATCGGCCTGCCCGCCAACCTGTTCTTCTCCACCGGCATCCCGGTCTGCATTCTGGTGCTGAAGAAGTGCAAAAAGCCCGATGACGTGCTCTTCATCAACGCCGCCGAGCAGTTCGAAAAAGGGAAGCGGCAAAACCGCCTGCGCCCGGAGGATATCGACAAAATTCTCGAAACCTATCAGTACCGGCGCGAAGAGGAGCGCTATTCCATGCGGGTATCAATGGAGCGAATCGAGAAGGAAGGCTACAACCTGAACATCTCGCGCTACATCAGCACAGCCCGGGCGGAAGAGGAGATCGATTTGCAGGCGGTTAACGAGGAGTTGCTTTCGCTGGATCGGAAGATCAAGACTGCAACCGCAAGGCACAACGAATTCCTCAAGGAGCTAGGATTGACCCTGCTGCCATGA
- a CDS encoding alpha/beta fold hydrolase, translated as MKSRLAEHYPFKSNYLDLDGVNYHYLDEGSGPTVVMLHGNPSWSFYYRNLVLALRGSHRCIVPDHIGCGLSDKPGDDRYDYTLPRRVADLERLLDSLELPQKLTLVVHDWGGMIGMAWAVRHPERIERLVILNTAAFPLPAAKPFPLALRICRDTWLGTLLVRGFNAFSRGAARVGCKRNPLSPELRALYELPYDSWQNRIATLRFVQDIPLQPGDRNYDLICDVSDGIGQFDTLPMLICWGEKDFVFDRHFLAEWQRRFPAAELHRYPDAGHYILEDMQKEIIPIVLNFMNKS; from the coding sequence ATGAAATCCAGACTGGCAGAACATTACCCCTTCAAAAGCAACTACCTCGACCTGGACGGCGTCAACTACCACTACCTGGACGAAGGTAGCGGCCCCACGGTGGTGATGCTGCACGGCAACCCCTCCTGGTCGTTCTACTACCGCAACCTGGTGCTGGCCCTGCGGGGCAGCCACCGTTGCATCGTGCCGGACCATATCGGCTGCGGCCTTTCCGACAAGCCGGGGGATGACCGCTACGACTACACCCTGCCCCGGCGGGTGGCGGATCTGGAACGGCTGCTGGACAGCCTGGAGCTGCCGCAGAAGCTCACCCTGGTGGTGCACGACTGGGGCGGCATGATCGGCATGGCCTGGGCCGTGCGTCATCCGGAGCGGATCGAACGGCTGGTGATCCTGAACACCGCCGCCTTCCCCCTGCCCGCTGCCAAGCCCTTTCCCCTGGCCCTGCGTATCTGCCGGGACACCTGGCTGGGTACGCTCTTGGTGCGCGGTTTCAACGCCTTCAGCCGGGGCGCAGCCCGGGTCGGCTGCAAGCGGAACCCGCTGTCGCCGGAGCTGCGGGCTCTGTACGAGCTCCCCTATGACTCCTGGCAGAACCGGATCGCCACCCTGCGTTTTGTGCAGGATATCCCGCTTCAGCCGGGGGACCGCAATTACGACCTGATCTGTGACGTCAGTGACGGGATCGGACAGTTTGACACGCTGCCGATGCTGATCTGCTGGGGGGAGAAGGACTTTGTCTTTGACCGCCATTTTCTGGCGGAATGGCAGCGCCGTTTTCCGGCTGCCGAGCTGCACCGCTACCCGGACGCCGGCCACTACATCCTTGAAGACATGCAGAAAGAAATCATTCCTATTGTGCTGAATTTTATGAACAAGTCTTGA
- a CDS encoding response regulator has protein sequence MKSVLIVEDSSTMRKIIARSLRQAALPVAEVLEAGDGYEGLSILHSGTEVGVILSDINMPNMDGIEFVRQVRAGGYAVPIVMITTEGGEDVIAEALSSGANSSIKKPFTPEQLHDHLAGLI, from the coding sequence ATGAAATCGGTACTGATTGTGGAAGACTCGTCAACCATGCGCAAGATTATCGCCCGCTCGCTGCGCCAGGCGGCGCTGCCGGTGGCGGAGGTCCTTGAGGCCGGCGACGGCTACGAAGGATTGAGCATCCTTCATTCGGGCACCGAGGTGGGGGTTATTCTGTCGGACATCAACATGCCCAACATGGACGGCATCGAATTCGTACGGCAGGTACGGGCCGGGGGCTACGCTGTACCGATCGTCATGATCACCACCGAGGGGGGCGAGGATGTAATTGCCGAGGCCCTGTCCAGCGGGGCCAACAGCAGCATCAAGAAGCCGTTCACGCCGGAACAGCTCCACGATCATTTGGCGGGATTGATCTGA
- a CDS encoding response regulator, which translates to MKVLVVDDDLSFRSMVSVAFSHLGLGTVDEAENGRDGVLKFINAFEQGEPYSAVLLDYDMPIMNGRETFNMIRLFEQDHPRRQMPTAVLLISSRSDIGDLFADVLDSDNRLTIVGKSIDFTRLTNHLSVPV; encoded by the coding sequence ATGAAAGTTCTGGTCGTGGATGACGATCTTTCCTTCAGATCAATGGTTTCGGTTGCCTTCAGCCACCTGGGGCTGGGGACGGTTGACGAGGCTGAAAACGGCAGAGACGGCGTTCTCAAGTTCATCAATGCCTTTGAACAGGGCGAACCGTACAGTGCCGTGCTGCTGGATTACGACATGCCGATCATGAACGGCCGGGAAACCTTCAACATGATCAGGCTGTTCGAACAGGACCATCCGCGACGGCAGATGCCGACGGCAGTGCTGCTTATCTCGTCTCGCAGCGATATCGGGGACCTGTTTGCCGATGTGCTGGACTCGGACAATCGCCTGACCATTGTGGGCAAATCCATCGACTTCACCCGACTGACGAATCACCTGTCGGTACCGGTATGA
- a CDS encoding response regulator, translated as MDTTITVILVEDHTIFRTGLKVILADEPAISIVAETGRGGESLELARRHRPDVVIMDISLPDLDGIEAVRRILAELPETRVLMLSMHNEPEIVCAALSAGALGYLLKDCASDELLEGIRTVMRDELFISRHIAGAVVRNLMGLTVDPADQTALPTLSPRETQVLKMLAQGSNNKEIAWHLGISVKTVETHRAQVTRKLNLHSIADLTRYAIRSGLISPE; from the coding sequence ATGGATACCACCATTACCGTCATACTGGTTGAAGACCACACCATTTTCCGTACCGGCCTCAAGGTGATCCTGGCCGATGAGCCGGCCATCAGCATCGTCGCGGAAACCGGCAGGGGAGGGGAGTCCCTGGAGCTGGCCCGCCGCCACCGGCCCGACGTGGTGATCATGGATATCAGCCTGCCCGACCTGGACGGCATCGAGGCGGTGCGCCGCATCCTCGCCGAATTGCCGGAAACCAGGGTGCTGATGCTCTCCATGCACAACGAACCGGAAATCGTCTGCGCCGCCCTGTCTGCCGGCGCCCTGGGCTACCTGCTCAAGGACTGCGCCTCCGACGAATTGCTCGAAGGGATCAGGACGGTGATGCGCGACGAGCTGTTCATCAGCCGCCATATTGCCGGCGCCGTGGTGCGCAACCTGATGGGCCTCACCGTTGATCCTGCCGACCAGACCGCACTGCCCACCCTGTCGCCCCGTGAAACCCAAGTTCTGAAGATGCTGGCCCAGGGAAGCAACAACAAGGAGATCGCCTGGCACCTGGGGATCAGCGTCAAAACCGTGGAGACCCACCGCGCCCAGGTAACCAGGAAGCTCAACCTGCACAGCATTGCCGACCTGACCCGTTACGCCATCAGAAGCGGCCTCATTTCCCCCGAATAG